Part of the Rhodoflexus caldus genome, TATGCCGTAGATATTGTCCGCCTCAACCGTGCAGGGATGCGCGCACGGGGATTTTTTCCCGAAAAGTTGGAGGATTACGCCGTTTTTGGCGATACGGTTTTTTGCCCTTGCGACGGCACGGTTGCCAAACTGCAAGATGGGTTGCCCAACCAAGCCATCGGCGAATCGGACGCAAAAAATCCTGCAGGCAACTACGTAGCCATTGCCTGTGACGGCGTGTTGGTGATGATGGCGCATTTCATGCCCGGCTCATTGACGGCGCAACTGTCGGACACGGTGCGCCGCGGGCAGCCGATAGCCCGCGTAGGCAATTCGGGCGATACGTCCAATCCGCATCTACACATACACGCCGTTCAGGGCAGCGACACAAGCCGCCTGCTTTCGGGCAAAAGTGTGCCGATGTTGTTCAACGGGCAATTTCCGATAAGAAACCAACTGTTTCAGCGGTCGGAATAATGCCGTGCTCTACAAATTCTTGTAGTAATGCCTGATTTTTTCCACGCTCAACTCCAGCGCGTTCAGTGCGTTGAGGGTTTCGGTGTGGTTGGCTTCCACCAATTCGGCTAATCGCTTGTCCACAAACAAATTTTCGCGGCTGTGGCGCAGTTCGGCGGGGGTTTCGCGGTGCATTCGCTCTTTTTGGGCAGCAATGAACGCGCTTAGTTTCTCGGCGTGTTCGTCCCAATATTTTTCTACCAATGGGTGTGGTTTTTTATACAAGTAGGTGGTTTTTTCCACCTTGTGCGTTTTCAGCGGCAAAATAATCGCCTGCGAATTGTAGGTAAATTCTACCTGATGTTCGCTCTTACCTTTGCGGGCTTTGACGCGGTAGGTCAGTTTCTCGTTTTCATCGTATACACCGATGGTTACAGGCTCGTCTATGCTGAGTTTTTCAAATTCCGCACTTTTGATGTACTTGCCCTCAAAGTGATTTTCAATGCCCAATACCTCAAAATATTGGCGGTCTATTAAGTAGAGTTCTTCGGAAAAAACCGTGTTGGGGATTTTGGTTTCGGTTTTTACCTCGTCCTCAAATTGGTTGATTTCCTTGCGCAGTGCTGCCAGATTGACCACCAGCGTGTAGCCGTGCTTGCGAATGGTTTCCGCAACAATTTCCCGCGCTACGTCAATTTGTTCGGGATGCGACCAAAGGCAATAGGCAATCAGGAAACAGTCCATCAAATCCACTTTGTTGCGCCCGTTCAGAAATGCCGACGTGCGCAGCAGGCGAACAATTTTTTTCCATCGGCGGTCATAGATGCGGAACGGCGGGTCGTTTTTGGCATCATATTCTTCCAATTTCAGGCGGATTACCTGAATCACGTTTACGACTTCATCGGGAACGGTAACGGTTTCTATGGCTTCGTTCCATTGCTCAAACTCCTCGGCGGTAATTTTTTCCTCTTCGGTAAGCGTGTCTTTGTACACGTCTTCGGTGCTGAGAATCATGCTGATAAAGTTGCCGCTTTGGCGAATTTCGCCGATGACGGTGCGCAGCAGGAATCTGTCCCAAAGGGCTTCCAAACCCTCACCCACGGGCGGCAACTCGTTGGATGCGGCAAGAATGCCTTTCACATTGACTTTTACGTCGGTTTCGCCGTTGCGGTAGATGCGCTCGTTGAGTACGGTCAGCAGCGCGTTTTGGATAGAAGGCCCCGCTTTCCAGATTTCATCCAGAAAGACCACGTTTGCCCCGGGCAAATAGTTATCGGTGAGGCGTTCGTAGCGGTCTTCGTCTTTGAGTTTTTTGATGGATACGGGGCCGAAAATCTCATCGGGCGTGCTGAACTTATTCATCAGGTACTCAAAAGATTTGCCGTCGCGGAAGGCAAACTTCAGCCTGCGGGCAATCAGGCTTTTGGCTACGCCCGGAGGGCCTAATAGGAACACACTTTCCCCCGCGACCGCTGCCAGCAAGGACAGGCGGATAATTTCTTCTTTTTCGTAAATGCCTTTGGAAAGCTGCGCCAGCAGCCGTTGGGTTTTCTCTCTAACCGATTGCATAAGCAATTAACAAGGCGGCGGCGGGGTTTGTTTTGATAAAATCCAATGCGTTCCAAATTATTCAACTGCGTTTTGGGGCAGCCTTGCAGCGGAAATGGTTGTTGCAGGCAAGCAAAAACGCCATCCCGTCGGTTACGAGATGGCGCTTGCATTACGGTTTTATTGGCATCTACGGCAATGTGCGGAATACCCAGTCCCAC contains:
- a CDS encoding AAA family ATPase, with the protein product MQSVREKTQRLLAQLSKGIYEKEEIIRLSLLAAVAGESVFLLGPPGVAKSLIARRLKFAFRDGKSFEYLMNKFSTPDEIFGPVSIKKLKDEDRYERLTDNYLPGANVVFLDEIWKAGPSIQNALLTVLNERIYRNGETDVKVNVKGILAASNELPPVGEGLEALWDRFLLRTVIGEIRQSGNFISMILSTEDVYKDTLTEEEKITAEEFEQWNEAIETVTVPDEVVNVIQVIRLKLEEYDAKNDPPFRIYDRRWKKIVRLLRTSAFLNGRNKVDLMDCFLIAYCLWSHPEQIDVAREIVAETIRKHGYTLVVNLAALRKEINQFEDEVKTETKIPNTVFSEELYLIDRQYFEVLGIENHFEGKYIKSAEFEKLSIDEPVTIGVYDENEKLTYRVKARKGKSEHQVEFTYNSQAIILPLKTHKVEKTTYLYKKPHPLVEKYWDEHAEKLSAFIAAQKERMHRETPAELRHSRENLFVDKRLAELVEANHTETLNALNALELSVEKIRHYYKNL